The Penaeus vannamei isolate JL-2024 chromosome 2, ASM4276789v1, whole genome shotgun sequence region cacacacacacacacacacacacacacacacacatatatatatatatatatatatatatatatatatatatttatatatatatatgagtatatatatatatatatatacacacatatacatatatatatatatatatatatatatatatatatacatatatacatacatatatatatatatatatatatatatatatatatatatatatatatatatatatatatatatacatatatatatgcatacatacacacacacacacacacacacatacacataaacacacacacacacacacacacatatacacatacacttacacatacacacacatacgtacacttacacatacacataaacacacacacacacacacatacacacacacacatacacacacacacacacacacacacacacacacacacacacacacacacacacacacacacacacatacacaaacgtacacacacacacacagacacacacacacactcacaaacaaaaacacacaaacacacacacacacacacacacagacacatagaaccacacacaaccacacacacacacacacacacaaacacacacacacacacaaacacacacacatacacacacacacacacaNNNNNNNNNNNNNNNNNNNNNNNNNNNNNNNNNNNNNNNNNNNNNNNNNNNNNNNNNNNNNNNNNNNNNNNNNNNNNNNNNNNNNNNNNNNNNNNNNNNNNNNNNNNNNNNNNNNNNNNNNNNNNNNNNNNNNNNNNNNNNNNNNNNNNNNNNNNNNNNNNNNNNNNNNNNNNNNNNNNNNNNNNNNNNNNNNNNNNNNNNNNNNNNNNNNNNNNNNNNNNNNNNNNNNNNNNNNNNNNNNNNNNNNNNNNNNNNNNNNNNNNNNNNNNNNNNNNNNNNNNNNNNNNNNNNNNNNNNNNNNNNNNNNNNNNNNNNNNNNNNNNNNNNNNNNNNNNNNNNNNNNNNNNNNNNNNNNNNNNNNNNNNNNNNNNNNNNNNNNNNNNNNNNNNNNNNNNNNNNNNNNNNNNNNNNNNNNNNNNNNNNNNNNNNNNNNNNNNNNNNNNNNNNNNNNNNNNNNNNNNNNNNNNNNNNNNNNNNNNNNNNNNNNNNNNNNNNNNNNNatatatatatatatatatatatatatatatatatatatatatatatatatatatatatatatatgtcagcccTGGGACAATAATGAGACTCAAGCACTTCACCTCTTGGACAAAACCCAAAGGGTTTGCTCCTaaatagagggaaagatggaacTTTCCTCTTTTGTGGAAATGTATAGCCAGTCGGTATGTTGCCCAGTACATAACCTGATTTATTCGAGTCTGCATGTGTCTTTGGTACATCTTCTTATCCTTGTGACCGCTCTTATGCTCAGTCATGCTTTAGATACAGGTGGTAACAGAAATAGTGATTGTTTTATTCTGAGAACAAGATCCAGTTCATTTAAGAGCAGCGGAAAGTGAGTCTTGCTATAGCTAAAGCTGAAGTCTGGGTGATGATCCAGAAACTTTTTTTCTGATCCCCTATCCAAGAGTAGTCAGATAGCCCAGGTTATGCCTGGGCCACCCAGTAAGTGTACACCTTGGGTATAGGTATTTGAAAGATTTTATAAGGTGTCAATCTGAGGCCAAAATATCGGCATTTGTGGGAAACCGCCTCCACAAACAGGGATGGCTATCTCTGCGACATGTGCAGACTCTGCTCATCAACGACGTTAGAGGGTCGGTGTCACCATCCTCcggaactataaaaaaaaaaaaaaaactataaaaaacgcCTTAGACAGCCGTTGGAAGCCGCCCGACGTCGACCCTCTGAAGGCGCGAAGTCCTCCCGCTGACGTCCCCTTCTGCCTTTGTAAAGCACGTTCCGGTGTTCTTCCACTAAACCAACCTAGATAGCAAAGGCTGAAATAGTCTGTAGGACCTGTGGCAGAGGCCCTGAAACTCCTCCCGACGGCGCAGGCGCCCTGTACCCTACAGAAGTTGGCTGGCCATAGCAGATACTAACCAGATCCCACAGGACGCAAGGAGAAAGGGGCAAAGAGGGCGAAGCAAAGAGGCCCTGCACCGACGTTACATCTTCGCCAGCAGCTTCCCAGGAGGAAGATGGTGACCAGCATCACCACGCCTAGGAAAAGACCGCCCCAGCAGTAGGAACGGGAGGGCAACATCTCAGCAAGTGAAGGCGCCTCATCGGGTTGACTCGTCTCCCAGTGACTGCAGACATCTCATAGCAGATCTTCATGTGGTGGGAAATCTTGTGACATGATGCAGGTAGTGGAACCGCTGGTAATAGCAACTATAAGGAGATGGGGCAGCTCTTTCGGGAGCTGAGTCGATGAACTGGGgtggagagagctggagagatgtTATCACTGCAATCGCCAATCATGATAGCAATACCCTCTATCCTCCCATATATATGTTGTAGTCTTCATCTTCCATGGTATAATTTAGTTGATGActtccctttattccctttcctgctattggggccaagtctTAGGGAGTGAAAGAAATCCAGCGATAGCGCTATCATCTTTCTTGGCCACATAAGATATTCTGAAGATTTACTGGAATTTTTTTTGCTGATGATAATACAACTTGAACAGTTTGGGTTCATAGTCATGGATGTGGTAAGGAAGGCAGTAAACACGGTCGTCTATGATTAAAACAATTGTCAGATGTGGTTTATAATATACAGTTGCATATACAGACTTGAGATTTCGGTAAGCCATTGAATTTCTTGATTAGGGGAACACTTAATGTTACCATGCTCACAGCCTTATCCTCCTAAATTTCAGCTCTTTCGCATCCAACTCTCCTAATTATCTTTCAATAAAGATACCCAAAGGGGCCTCATCCTGTAACATCATCTTTAAATAATTCTTTTTTCTAGCTCAGTATAGCCCACAGACCTTGGCTAAGTGTCAGGGCAGGATGTGCCCCACTGGGATTTGCACCTCCACTGATGATCACTGCAATGGATTCCTTACTTGTCCAGATCTTAGCGATGAACCTTTAACATGCCCACCACAGCTGAGTGCATGCCGGCTTTCTAATGATGAGAATACATGTGGTAAGGAGTTTAAACCTTGTTCTTCTTAAATTAAAGCCCTGCCTGGCTTATTTACTAGGTATGCTTTGATATCAAAACTTTAGATACCCATGTTgccaattactattactattacatcttCAAACACTTTCAAATGTACTGTTCAGTTTGTGATGATGGCGGAATGCCATGCCAGGATGGTGTATGTATTCCACGAAGCCGTGTGTGTGATGGTCTAGAAGATTGTGTAAACGGGACGGACGAGATCAGTTGCACTTGTGCTCGGGTAAGCAGCTTTAAGAATCCTTTTTTAAATGATTTGTACatactttttatcattcttttcttcttttcaaaggCAGGGATCACCTAGACGTAGGCCATCACATTTTTAGACTGTTTATATTTGTCATAGGTATTTGTCTGATATAAAAAtcctaaaagtaaataaatagataattgaatatgTTGGGTGTATGTAGCTGCCCCCTTTATGGATTGCTAACAATCACCTCTTTATTACTGGACCTGTTGGATCCAAGTGTCCCGCAGTCTGAACATTGACTAAAATTTGGTTGGAGAAATTCCCTGGTGTTTGGCATGTAGTCTCGACCAAAATGGACACTCGTGTAATGTATCAAGATTTCATAACTCCTCTCCATAATGTTATCTTTTTCTGCACAATTATGGCTTTTTGCATTGGCATAATGATAGCCTGGACATTGTTGACGCACTAactatacagtaataataataataataatacgtaatgttatttttattatcaatatcattattgttgtttttattatcatatatatgaatgaattaatgagcaCATGGGACTGAAATATATCATTAAGGGGACACTTGCGCCTGTCTGGATTTGCCTATTCTTTCGATTTTATTAGGGACACTGGgaaaaataattgtgaaaataaggtGGCTAGATGCAAGGCACAAATTCAAGAGATAACTAGATATCCATTAAACTTTCGCTGCACACTTGAGGGATAGTCGCGGCACACTTCTGCGCCGCGGCGCACAGGTTGAGAACCACTGATCTATATCCATGTCTATCAATGTTCATATCTATGGTAAGGTGAATCTGGATTTGGATTGATTTTACCTCTAATTTCTTCTTAGTCTTCATTTCGCATTTCTAATATATCGAGATCACTCTTAAAACTTTTCCAtgaacaatatattttttctttaattatatattaGAATAAACATTTCTAGTTGCTGTGGCGGGACAACCCAGGAAAGCTGTGTGATGGTAACATCGACTGTGATGACCAGGAGGATGAATCGATCTGTGGGTGTACTCCCGTGACCGAGTACTTCAGATGTTACAAGTATGTGAACTTTTAGTGCCAATTCATTGCTGTTTCCTACATATGAAACTCTAATTTCTGGGATATAAATGCGAAtgaaattactattgttatgaataGAATTAACTGTAAACACCATTGCACACAGTAAAAATAATTAGTCTGTTCACTCAAGTCTGGATGCTGGGTGACACAAAGCTCGGCTATGATTGGTGCATGCGAGCCGGGAAGAGTTGTGCTTGGAGTGGGTAGTTACTTCGATAGCTACAGGCTTGCAGCCTGGCAGTTACAACTGTGTAGATGGCGTCAAAAAGTGAGGTCCAGGAAACCATTCTTTCTTGTTTAATCTCACAACCACTGGCATACTACTGGGTGCTGGAAGCACTCCTAGTAAGAGAGGGATCTGATGCCCTTCAGCAGGTGAACCGACAGTTACGCCCTACACAACACACCACGGGCGATAGGAATTGCATAGGTAGTAAACATTCAGTGATTTATCTCGCCTCGAttattttcatgcatattcgtacttatattagGCAACTATAACACAGAACATCTCATCAAAAGCCATCTAGATTATTATATTCAACAGTTTTGTGTACCAGTCTACAAATGACCTTTACAGTAAGACAGCTAGCAGCCAATTGTGGCCATTCCCAAGATTAGGTAGTTTTGTGTGTCTCGTCTCCATGTCACTCGAGCCTCATTGCCACTGGAAAAGATGCCACTGAAAGGtctataaaaaaatagaaaatatcagtTGGTATTTCTAGTGGGGGATTTGGCAGTCCTGGTACAAGGAATGGTTGTCTTATCCTATTTGATCAAGCCTAGAGTTTTTGCTGGTTGCATTCCATTATGAAATAATGCTTGTCATATGTTAATATCTTTTGAAGCATGTCAGTGATATCCAATATGTTGGAGCCCGTGATTCAGTGATTAAGTTGTCTATTAACCTGGCTCATTCTATCACTTTCCTGACTAGGTGATTCCTTTCTTTGGTCTAGGAAAGTAGATTTACTTGAAGCTGGAGACTAGGcagtgcattttatttttttggtctgAATTTTCCACCTCTTAGATAAACACCCCATACTGTTGCTTGTTGTAgctggggggcttaggagacgggctGAGACCCATTGAGACCTTGGGTATCAACCCTCACATTTAATTTTGAAagatcttttcttctcccccttcccttttccttctcttcatctgttCTTCTGCCCATTTCCTAAGgcgagagccgtgctgaaaggatgagagGATAGCTTTGTGTCAATCATGAACGGCGTCCGAGAGCCGTGGGCACGGGTTTCCTTTGGTTAATCCCTTAGCCCTTACGCCTTATAGGAACCCTGAGgcatttcttttctccatttatttCAGGCTCATATTGGCCAGTAATGATATTGTTTTACCCTTATTAAGGGCATATGCctaccccttcatcaaatagcctatctaaatttgatttcattGATTTATCCAACCCCCTACTTCCTTTGACCACATCTCCAACCACAGATACTAATAACCCCTCTTCGATTTCTAATGACGATTCTATTAGTTCCAAACCATTCATTCAGGTCACTACTCAACCTTCAGAAtgaaccccttcctcttccattttcccctccatctcctcttgcaCTGTCTTCATTGTCTACTCCTCCTGTCACAAAattacttttcatcattattgccccCCCCCAATATACTACCTCGCCCCACACCACCAAATCGTCCTCCCACCTGTTTCCCTCTACTGCTCCACCTCTGCAAAGTTTTTGAGTGCTCTGTTTGACCCAGCTAGATTGGATCGATTCATTGTGATTCACCTGACAGTACAAGGTTTGCACACCGATGTAGTTTTTCTCTTTACCTGTTCCATTCACTCTCTTCCGCAATCTGCTCCCCTTTTCCCCTAgtcaaatttttttttaaatttaaatccAGATCAATGTTTACCACTTCTCTGATGCTTACCCCTCCTCCaatgcctacccctcctcctcttcactaaACTTGTCGCACCAGACAACGTAAATGTTCCATTCCATCTTCACCTTCCACATTCTCTCCTACAACCTCATTTTCCTctgctcctcaaacatctatcccctctacttctcacaagagaacctttgtttctcagaccacCCCACCCTAATCCCCTCCAAACACTCTTGAAAACATACAAATAATCTAAGACATAACCCAAGAAATTTTTCTGTTCCATTTGAATGCATTTATTCCCTCAACTTTGGAAGTCCAGCATGGGATTCAGATATTCACTGGGATTTTAAGTGCTAAACAGCTGTTATACACTGTTGATGCCTCGGGTTTAAGATCTTAATGAAAGTTGGAAAATTTGGCAGTTGGTAGTCCATGCCTGTTCTGACCATACCACTTAACATATACTGAGGATCTTGGGGTAGACAGTTTGATCTAGAAAGAACAACCTGTATATCAGCAACAAGTTGTCTTATACCTGTGTGTTAGCAAGGTATGGAAGGACAGTAGTCAAATTATGTGGTGGCTGGATATCTGGTACCATTCGCGTTAATAGTTCTTGCTTTGTTCGTCATAAACAGTTACACATTGGAGTTTTAAATTTAGAATTGGAAAATGGTCCAAACACTTCTTTAAAGACCCAGAATTTTTAACAGAACTctatatagattatatttatttcccttttatcatGTGTGTTTATGAACAGGTCCGATGGCCAGGGTTGTATCCCTCGTGTCAATGTCTGTGATGGCAACAAAGATTGTTCAGAAGGCGAGGATGAAGCTAGCTGTGTGGCGCTTGCACCTGAAATACCAATCGATGAGGATGCATTAGGGTAGGCCTATTTTGTTTACTATGATTGACTGGAATCTTGAACAGGACACTTTTGTCAATAGATTAACAGTAATTGCTGTCAGTTCACTAATCTTCAAGAATTATTTAAGCTTTAGTTCATAGATATACACCTAGCACTAGATTCTCTTAAATGAACTCAATCACCAGGTTGCTCCCAGTGCACATGGAAGGCTTCTTTCTGGTTCGAGTGCGAGGACGATGGTTCACCTTCCAGCATGAAAAGTGGAACATAAATGCGTCGCCCTTACTGTGCTCCAAGCTGGGGTTCACGCACGAGGTAACAGAAAGCCGAGGCTATAAAGGCTTTCTGCAAGGAGTTGTATATATCATTTGTTCAGTTGAAGAAGTGGAATAACCAACATAGTTAGTCATCTAAGTATTCTTGAAGCAGGGATTtaaatttgtttctttattcttagGCAaggtattaaagaaagaaaaatttattGATTTAAGAAAAATCATTGTCCTGTTGTTCTGCCAGCCTCGGCACCATGTAACATTTAATAATCCTACATACCAGGGGTGACCAcatattaaaaataaatttttattAAATCATGCAACAGTTTTATTATATTCACATTCGTTCATCATGTTTCGATACTGATGTAAATCaaaaacatcattaccatcataagcAATCGTGAAAATTTGTTAACACTAAATAATTGCGGACATTTCTAACTGGCACACCCTTATGGTGCGTAGActattttttttctggcaatacatgcttagtattttgtgaatggaatgctCTTGTTCGTATGGAAGTCTGTGATTGATGTCTGGTATTTCGCAAATATATTCAATGGCAACTAATACCAGCCAAGTATTGTCTAATATCAATATAGTTGCTTGAAATATGTGGTGTTTTCCTTAAAAAGAACAATCGGAAATGGTATAACGAAACTTTAAGTACAGTTAAGATAGCCAAACATCAATGGCAACATTTAATCTCAAATTAttttaaacaaaaaaatgcaCATGTAAAAGTATTGGTTTTCGTTAAAAATGTAAAACACATTATTTTAAGAAGGTAACATACGAATCACATGTTACATTATCTGCAAATGTAAATCGTAAGGTTTTCCAACCTGATTCATTGTCTTTATGAATGGCAAATGACCCAATTGCTGGATGGGTTGTTTATGCACATGGAGTGATCCCTTAAACATCAAGATTTgcagaaaacaaaagataagaaaTTTCTGACATTTCAGAGAAAGCCGTCTGTTTATTGAGCATATCTCcctcctatctttatctatctccctcctatctccatctctctccctctatctctatctatctccctccatctctatctatctccctccatctctatctctctccctctatctctctatctctatctctctccctctatctctatctctctccctctatttctatctctctatctctatttctatctctctccctctgtctatctctctccctctatctctatctctctccctctatctctatctctctccctccatctctatctctctccctctatctctatctctatctctctccctctatctctatctctatctctctccctctatctctatctctctatctctatctctatctctctccctctatttctatctctatctctatttctatctctctatctctatctctgtttctctccctctatttctatctctctccctctatctctatctctatctctctctccctgtctctatctctatctctctccctctatctctatctcccgctatctctctatctctatctctctccctctatctctatctctatctctatctctctccctctatctctatctctctcctatctctatatctctctccctctatctctatatctatctctctccctctatctctatctctctccctctatctctatctctctccctctatttctatctctatctctatttctatctctctatctctatctctgtttctctccctctatttctatctctctctctctatttctatctctctccctccatctctatctatctccctccatctctatctctccccctccatctctatctctccccctccatctctatctctctccctccatctctatctctctccctccatctctatttctctccctccatctctatttctctccctctatttctatctctctccctctatctctctctctatctctatctctctccctctatctctatatctctatctctatttctctctctctatctctatctctgtttctctccctctatttctatctctctccctctatttctatctctccctctatttctatctctctccctctatgtctatctttctccctctatttctatctctctccctctatgtctatctttctccctccatcatctatctctgtatctctatatctctatctctctccctccatctctatctctctccctccatctctctctctctccctccatctctatctctctccctccatctctatctctctccctctatttctatatctctccctctatctctctctctatctctatctctctccctctatctctatctctctccctctatctctatctctctatctctatttctctctctctatctctatctctgtttctctccctctatttctatctctctccctctatttctatctctctccctctatgtctatctatctccctctatttctatctctctccctctatgtctctttctccctccatcatctatctctgtatctctatctctctatctctctccctccatcatctatctctctatctgtatctctctatctctctccctctatctctctatctctctccctctatctctctatctctctatctctatctctatctctctccctctatctctatctctctccctctatctctatctcgatctcgatccctcaatctcgatctcgatccctctatctcgatctcgatctcgatccctctatctcgatctcgatctcgatctcgatctcgatctcgatctcgatccctctatctcgatctcgatctcgatctcgatccctctatctcgatctcgatctcgatccctctatctcgatctcgatctcgatccctctatctcgatctcgatctcgatccctctatctcgatctcgatctcgatccctctatctcgatctcgatctcgatccctctatctcgatctcgatctcgatctctatctctatctcgatccctctatctcgatctcgatctcgatctcgatccctctatctcgatctcgatctcgatctcgatccctctatctcgatctcgatctcgatctcgatccctctatctcgatctcgatctcgatccctctatctcgatctcgatctcgatctcgatctcgatccctctatctcgatctcgatctcgatctcgatccctctatctcgatctcgatctcgatccctctatctcgatctcgatctcgatccctctatctcgatctcgatctcgatctcgatctagatccctctatctcgatctcgatctcgatctcgatccctctatctcgatctcgatctcgatccctctatctctatctcgatccctctatctcgatctcgatctcgatctcgaactagatccctctatctcgatctcgatctcgatctcgatccctctatctcgatctcgatctcgatctcgatccctctatctcgatctcgatctcgatctcgatccctctatctcgatctcgatctcgatctcgatccctctatctcgatctcgatctcgatccctctatctcgatctcgatctcgatctcgatccctctatctcgatctcgatctcgatctcgatccctctatctcgatctcgatctcgatctcgatccctctatctcgatctcgatctcgatctcgatccctctatctcgatctcgatctcgatccctctatctcgatccctctatctcgatctcgatctcgatccctctatctcgatctcgatctcgatctcgatctcgatctcgatccctctatctcgatctcgatctcgatctcgatctcgatccctctatctcgatctcgatctcgatccctctatctcgatctcgatccctctatctcgatccctctatctcgatctcgatctcgatccctctatctcgatctcgatctcgatccctctatctcgatctcgatctcgatctcgatccctctatctcgatctcgatctcgatccctctatctcgatctcgatctcgatctcgatccctctatctcgatctcgatctcgatctcgatccctctatctcgatctcgatctcgatccctctatctcgatctcgatctcgatctcgatctcgatccctctatctctatctcgatccctctatctcgatccctctatctcgatctcgatccctctatctcgatctcgatctcgatccctctatctcgatctcgatctcgatccctctatctcgatccctctatctcgatccctctatctcgatctcgatctcgatccctctatctcgatccctctatctcgatctcgatctcgatccctctatctcgatccctctatctcgatctcgatctcgatccctctatctcgatccctctatctcgatctcgatctcgatccctctatctcgatccctctatctctatctcgatccctctatctcgatccctctatctcgatctcgatctcgatccctctatctcgatctcgatctcgatccctctatctcgatctcgatctcgatccctctatctcgatccctctatctcgatctcgatctcgatccctctatctcgatctcgatctcgatccctctatctcgatctcgatctcgatccctctatctcgatctcgatctcgatccctctatctcgatctcgatctcgatccctctatctcgatctcgatctcgatccctctatctcgatctcgatccctctatctcgatctcgatctcgatccctctatctcgatctcgatctcgatccctctatctcgatctcgatctcgatccctctatctcgatccctctatctcgatctcgatctcgatccctctatctcgatctcgatccctctatctcgatctcgatctcgatctcgatctcgatccctctatctcgatctcgatctcgatctcgatccctctatctcgatctcgatctcgatccctctatctcgatctcgatctcgatctcgatccctctatctcgatctcgatctcgatctcgatccctctatctcgatctcgatctcgatctcgatccctctatctcgatctcgatctcgatctcgatccctctatctcgatctcgatctcgatccctctatctcgatctcgatctcgatccctctatctcgatctcgatctcgatctcgatccctctatctcgatctcgatctcgatctcgatccctctatctcgatctcgatctcgatctcgatccctctatctcgatctcgatctcgatctcgatccctctatctcgatctcgatctcgatctcgatccctctatctcgatctcgatctcgatctagatccctctatctcgatctcgatctcgatctcgatccctctatctcgatctcgatctcgatccctctatctcgatccctctatctcgatctcgatctcgatctcgatccctctatctcgatctcgatctcgatctagatccctctatctcgatctcgatctcgatctcgatccctctatctcgatctcgatctcgatccctctatctcgatccctctatctcgatctcgatctcgatccctctatctcgatctcga contains the following coding sequences:
- the LOC113809668 gene encoding serine protease nudel (The sequence of the model RefSeq protein was modified relative to this genomic sequence to represent the inferred CDS: added 547 bases not found in genome assembly); this translates as MDYDGDGLPDLALDYVSVVMGSWREVGEPRLWGAHEHDRRVDFMRAVENSDILLLHLERRMPKTLYISHLCLPSITVDNMALNKTCTIAGYSPSEHRTTRGVELKSGSQCGNRSICFLEKTGGTPCMRSWSGVIACKFGWPLDPTWAGVGMWNFQPPDEGCVETMTHAMFTEEELFGIRSVQAQYSPQTLAKCQGRMCPTGICTSTDDHCNGFLTCPDLSDEPLTCPPQLSACRLSNDENTCVCDDGGMPCQDGVCIPRSRVCDGLEDCVNGTDEISCTCARLLWRDNPGKLCDGNIDCDDQEDESICGCTPVTEYFRCYKSDGQGCIPRVNVCDGNKDCSEGEDEASCVALAPEIPIDEDALGLLPVHMEGFFLVRVRGRWFTFQHEKWNINASPLLCSKLGFTHEVTESRGYKGFLQGVVYIICSVEEVE